Proteins encoded within one genomic window of Synechococcus sp. PCC 7335:
- a CDS encoding VOC family protein: MVDILYPLHVAIQVSDLAVSDRFYTDIVGLRKVDRQLSFPGSWYQIGDFQLHLIVSKWAANPVREDKWGRHPHVTFAIADLSSIKQSLIEQEVPFQMSSSGRAALFVKDPDGNVVELLEVEKEAEKRED; this comes from the coding sequence ATGGTTGATATTTTGTATCCACTGCACGTTGCTATACAGGTCAGCGATCTAGCTGTATCTGACCGTTTTTACACCGATATCGTTGGGCTACGCAAGGTCGACAGACAGCTAAGCTTTCCAGGTAGCTGGTATCAGATCGGAGACTTTCAGCTGCATCTGATCGTAAGCAAGTGGGCAGCTAATCCCGTCAGAGAAGACAAGTGGGGTAGGCACCCCCATGTGACTTTTGCGATCGCTGATCTAAGCAGTATCAAACAGTCACTGATCGAACAAGAAGTCCCCTTTCAAATGAGTTCATCAGGTAGAGCGGCGCTGTTTGTCAAAGATCCAGATGGAAATGTTGTGGAACTTTTAGAAGTAGAAAAAGAAGCGGAAAAGCGAGAAGACTAG
- a CDS encoding response regulator, translating to MSTLSPLSLDRRQHSKKPRMLVVDDEPDNLDLLFRTFRRNFKVLKAKSGVEALEILESNGEVAVIISDQRMPEMKGTEFLSKTVPEFPDTFRIILTGFTDVEDLVEAINDGQVYRYITKPWDPDELKLVVSRASSTYELLKGQTTELHKAEKQSKMVMTVGQIAAQSMRKEEALQYLAHGFGEILSADACTLLLTDESKAGSYGQVDVEKVSNSQLVVDVFASQQSQTLIDIQSDETLANRPLYTDGTQCHLALPIIYQGNALGAFSFQWKTSYETIDDVIQLLGLISPQIALSLKAAVL from the coding sequence ATGAGCACTTTAAGTCCGCTGTCTCTAGATAGGCGTCAGCATTCTAAAAAGCCTCGTATGTTGGTCGTTGACGATGAACCAGACAACTTAGACTTGCTCTTTCGTACTTTCCGTCGCAACTTTAAAGTGCTCAAGGCCAAAAGCGGAGTAGAGGCACTCGAAATTCTGGAAAGTAACGGTGAAGTAGCAGTAATTATTTCTGACCAGAGAATGCCAGAAATGAAAGGGACAGAGTTCCTAAGTAAAACGGTACCCGAGTTTCCAGATACGTTTCGAATAATCTTGACCGGCTTCACCGATGTAGAAGACTTAGTTGAAGCGATTAACGATGGGCAGGTCTATCGCTACATTACTAAACCATGGGACCCAGATGAGTTAAAGCTTGTTGTCAGCAGAGCCTCGTCAACCTATGAACTACTCAAAGGGCAAACTACAGAGCTTCACAAAGCAGAAAAGCAGTCGAAGATGGTAATGACAGTGGGCCAAATTGCGGCTCAATCAATGCGAAAAGAAGAAGCTTTACAGTATCTTGCGCATGGCTTCGGTGAAATTTTGAGTGCTGATGCTTGTACGCTACTGCTAACAGATGAAAGTAAGGCAGGCAGCTATGGCCAAGTAGATGTTGAGAAAGTGAGCAATAGTCAGCTAGTCGTAGATGTGTTCGCATCTCAGCAGAGCCAAACACTGATCGATATTCAGTCTGATGAAACCTTAGCTAACAGGCCTCTCTACACCGATGGCACCCAGTGCCACTTAGCCCTACCGATTATCTATCAAGGAAATGCTTTAGGTGCATTCTCTTTTCAGTGGAAAACATCCTATGAAACTATAGATGATGTTATTCAGTTATTAGGATTGATTTCTCCACAGATTGCACTGAGCTTAAAGGCCGCCGTGTTGTAA
- the ubiE gene encoding bifunctional demethylmenaquinone methyltransferase/2-methoxy-6-polyprenyl-1,4-benzoquinol methylase UbiE, which yields MSSSTVQPQADQIRALFDRIAPQYDQMNQDMSLGLHLVWKQMAVQWSRADEGMHCLDLCCGSGDLALLLARRVGASGQVVGVDFAAQQLAIASRRKPYLQRRITWIEADALSLPFGDHHFDAATMAYGLRNLTDITRGLRELHRVLRPGATAAILDFHTPTNPLSIQFQKWYLKTVVVPAAEKLGMKEEYAYIGPSVDRFPSGAKQVDLAKAAGFTDALHYPIAGGMMGVLVATR from the coding sequence CTGTCATCATCGACAGTTCAACCACAGGCGGATCAAATTCGAGCGCTTTTTGATCGAATCGCGCCGCAATATGACCAGATGAACCAAGATATGAGTTTGGGGTTGCATCTGGTCTGGAAACAGATGGCGGTGCAGTGGAGTAGGGCAGATGAAGGTATGCACTGCTTAGATCTGTGCTGCGGTAGCGGAGATTTGGCACTGCTGCTAGCTAGACGAGTTGGCGCAAGCGGGCAGGTCGTGGGGGTAGATTTTGCAGCCCAGCAGCTAGCGATCGCATCTCGTAGAAAACCCTATTTGCAGCGTCGTATAACCTGGATAGAAGCCGACGCGCTATCGCTTCCGTTTGGTGATCATCACTTTGACGCTGCCACTATGGCCTATGGTTTACGCAATCTCACTGACATCACTAGGGGACTCAGAGAACTTCATCGAGTCTTGAGACCAGGCGCGACGGCTGCGATCCTAGACTTTCACACACCGACTAATCCGCTATCAATTCAGTTTCAAAAGTGGTATCTGAAGACAGTTGTCGTTCCGGCGGCAGAGAAATTGGGGATGAAGGAAGAGTATGCTTACATTGGCCCTAGCGTTGATCGCTTTCCGTCAGGAGCCAAGCAGGTAGATCTAGCCAAAGCTGCTGGATTTACCGATGCGCTACACTATCCCATTGCGGGCGGAATGATGGGGGTCTTGGTGGCTACTCGGTAA
- a CDS encoding DUF445 domain-containing protein, translating to MAGVNLWVVLLPPVLGGLIGYFTNDIAIKMLFRPYGAKYFLGKRLPFTPGLIPSNQQRLAKKVSDVIMRSLLTPEELQRLARRLLQTERTEKAIYWLLQLALEQVQGNSQNKTAKIVGNILQDMIGQSLPRLLRVWSRRDDFLESQINQIFDQVLLDFQLTEAQAAQVSDWMVNGVLPPDRVRQLLVDFLTDYNIQVIDETLRAKTSGTYWVVANIFGVRNALTRLRAICIEEPNKSNIRIAELIAALGVKVRLQRWLQQFSLQELPVATVRQLRGTLRQTIKTYLKENGADLLQSLSTSINWENLALQLLNRLQASEVMTSSLGLVSQELALILERYLERDLESIVMQIIPILNIDQVIIDRVNATSPKELEGAIQGIVRNELQAIVNLGGILGFVIGSFQAGFLLLQR from the coding sequence ATGGCTGGGGTGAACTTGTGGGTAGTGCTGTTACCGCCAGTATTGGGTGGCCTGATTGGCTATTTTACCAACGACATTGCCATCAAAATGCTGTTCCGTCCGTATGGAGCAAAGTATTTTTTAGGTAAGCGTCTGCCGTTTACACCAGGTCTTATTCCGAGCAATCAGCAAAGGTTGGCAAAGAAGGTGTCGGATGTGATCATGCGATCGCTGCTGACCCCTGAAGAATTACAGCGACTAGCTCGCCGTCTGCTACAGACCGAAAGAACTGAAAAGGCGATTTACTGGCTGCTACAGCTAGCGCTAGAGCAAGTTCAAGGCAATTCGCAAAACAAGACCGCCAAGATCGTTGGAAATATCTTGCAAGATATGATTGGCCAGTCTTTGCCCAGACTGCTGCGAGTTTGGTCTCGGCGCGACGATTTTTTAGAATCACAAATCAACCAGATTTTCGATCAAGTTCTGCTTGACTTCCAGCTAACGGAAGCACAAGCCGCCCAAGTTTCTGATTGGATGGTCAACGGCGTTCTACCACCCGATAGAGTTCGTCAGCTACTCGTAGACTTTCTAACTGACTACAACATTCAGGTCATCGATGAGACCCTTCGTGCGAAGACTAGCGGCACCTACTGGGTGGTTGCTAACATCTTTGGCGTACGCAATGCGCTAACGCGGCTACGGGCAATCTGTATAGAAGAACCTAATAAAAGCAACATCCGCATTGCCGAACTGATAGCTGCACTAGGTGTCAAAGTAAGACTACAAAGATGGCTACAGCAATTTTCTTTACAAGAGCTACCTGTAGCTACCGTTAGACAGCTAAGAGGCACCTTACGGCAAACGATTAAAACCTACTTGAAGGAGAACGGCGCCGACCTTTTGCAGTCGCTCAGTACATCAATCAACTGGGAGAATCTAGCGCTTCAATTGCTCAACCGACTGCAAGCTTCTGAAGTGATGACAAGTTCTTTGGGTTTAGTCAGTCAAGAGCTAGCGCTGATACTAGAGCGTTACTTAGAAAGAGATTTAGAGTCTATCGTAATGCAAATTATCCCAATCCTTAATATTGACCAGGTGATTATCGATAGAGTCAATGCCACCTCACCAAAGGAGCTAGAAGGTGCAATTCAAGGAATTGTGCGCAACGAACTGCAGGCGATTGTAAATCTAGGTGGCATTCTTGGATTTGTGATAGGCAGCTTTCAAGCAGGGTTTCTATTGCTGCAACGGTAG
- a CDS encoding Gfo/Idh/MocA family protein, with translation MQSQLLSLADARPYSRNQPEPIRVGVIGIGNMGQHHVRVLSMIKDVELMGVADINAELGIETASKYQINYFDDYHKLLPHVDAVCVAVPTRLHHSVGMACLKAGVHVLVEKPIAASIGEAESLVNAAADLNCILQVGHIERFNPAFKELHNVLKTEEVLAIEARRMSPYSKRANDVSVVLDLMIHDIDLILELANSTVVELTASGNKGASSPYLDYVTATLGFANGIVATVTASKVTHRKIRKISAHCRQSLTEADFLNNKIEIHRQTTENCMADYGQVLYRQDGLIEQVYTSNTEPLHAELEHFIHCVRGGYQPSVGGKQALKALRLASLIEQMALDGKAWKSSADLRMALEPTAPIAASHR, from the coding sequence ATGCAGAGTCAGTTGTTATCCCTTGCAGACGCTAGACCGTACAGCCGAAATCAACCCGAGCCGATTAGGGTTGGGGTGATTGGCATCGGTAACATGGGTCAGCATCATGTGCGGGTGCTCTCTATGATCAAAGATGTTGAACTGATGGGTGTTGCTGATATCAACGCTGAGCTGGGAATTGAGACCGCTAGTAAGTATCAGATCAACTATTTTGATGACTATCACAAGCTTTTACCTCATGTAGATGCTGTTTGTGTAGCGGTCCCCACCCGGCTACATCACTCCGTGGGTATGGCTTGTTTGAAAGCAGGCGTCCATGTCTTAGTTGAGAAGCCAATTGCCGCTAGCATAGGCGAAGCCGAATCTTTGGTCAACGCAGCTGCCGATCTGAACTGCATTTTGCAGGTGGGTCATATCGAACGCTTCAATCCGGCCTTCAAGGAACTACACAATGTTTTGAAGACTGAAGAAGTTTTAGCGATTGAAGCTCGAAGAATGAGTCCATATTCAAAACGAGCTAACGATGTCTCGGTTGTGCTTGATTTGATGATTCACGATATTGATCTTATTTTGGAACTAGCCAATTCAACCGTTGTAGAGTTGACAGCTAGCGGTAACAAGGGCGCAAGTTCACCTTATTTGGACTACGTAACAGCGACTTTGGGCTTTGCAAATGGCATTGTAGCTACCGTGACCGCTAGTAAGGTGACTCATCGAAAGATTAGAAAGATCTCCGCGCATTGCCGGCAGTCACTGACTGAAGCGGACTTTCTTAATAACAAGATTGAGATCCATCGTCAGACAACAGAGAATTGCATGGCAGACTATGGCCAGGTTCTCTACCGTCAAGATGGGCTAATTGAGCAGGTATACACTAGCAACACAGAACCTTTGCATGCTGAACTAGAGCATTTTATTCATTGTGTGAGGGGAGGTTATCAACCTTCTGTCGGTGGAAAGCAGGCACTAAAGGCACTGCGGTTAGCAAGCTTGATTGAGCAGATGGCGCTCGACGGGAAAGCTTGGAAATCTTCGGCCGACCTAAGAATGGCTTTAGAACCTACAGCACCTATCGCGGCAAGTCACAGGTAG